The genome window AATAAAGAAGGGATTATTATAGATTTAAGAAATAACCCAGGGGGATTGTTATCAACTGCTGTAGCTATTGCAGATATGCTTCTAAAGAAAGGTCAGCTTATTGTTTATACAAAAGGAAGAGACCCGAGAACAAATGAAAAATACTATTCAGAGCATAATCCTGTTATTCCAACAGAGTTGCCTATAGTTATTATTGTAAATAAAGGTTCTGCAAGTGCATCAGAAATTTTAACAGGTGCTTTAAAGGATAATAATAGAGCTCTTGTGGTAGGGGATAAAACATTTGGAAAAGCATCTGTTCAGACGCTTATTCCTTTACCTGACGGGTCAGGAATAAAGCTGACAACAGCTCATTACTACACACCAAGTGGAAAGATGATAATGCATAAAGGGATTACGCCAGATATTGTAGTTCATGTTTCTGAGGAAGAAGAAATGGAAAGACTGAAAGCTGAAAGAGAAGCAAAAATTCATGGTAAAAAAGTAAAGATAAAAGACCCTCAATTGGATGCTGCAATCAATGCTATTAAGATAATAAACTTTGCAAAAAAAGCTGAGAAATGAAAATACTTGGGATAGAGACCTCCTGTGATGATACAGGGGTCTCTGTTTATAACTCAGAAAAGGGTTTACTTTCCAACGTCGTATCCTCACAGGTAAAACTTCATGCAGAATGGGGAGGAGTATATCCTGACCTTGCTGCCAGAGAGCACACAAAGAATATTATCCCTGTCCTTGATAAAGCATTGAAAGATGCAAATGTATCAATGGATGAAATAGATGGTATAGCTGTTACCGTAGCCCCAGGTCTTATAGTCTCCCTTGTTATTGGTATATCTGCAGCCAAAGCTTTAAGCTGGGTTCATAAGAAACCTCTTATCCCTGTTCACCATATAGAAGCACATATCTTTGCAATCTTTATAGAAAAAGAGATAGAGTTTCCATTTATAGCTCTTGTTGTTTCTGGAGGACATACTGAGCTTTATATAATTAGAGGATTTGAGGATTATGTTTATTTAGGAGGAACTCTTGATGATGCTGCTGGAGAGGCTTATGACAAAGTTGCAAGGATGCTCGGTCTTGGCTATCCTGGGGGTCCAATCATAGACAAACTGGCAAAAGAAGGTCAGGAAGTAATAAAGTTTCCAAGACCACTTTTATCAGATAAGGGAAAAAATAGATTTAATTTTTCATTCTCAGGGTTAAAAAGTGCTGTTTTAAGGGAGGTTGAAAAAGGTATTTACAGGAAAGAAGATATTGCCCGTTCATTTCAAGAGGCAGTAGTGGATGTGTTGGTTGGAAAAACAATAGATGCTTCCCAGGAATTTAATATTAAAAATATTGTTGTTGCCGGTGGTGTATCTGCAAACTCAAGGCTGAGAGAAAGATTTTTACAGGAAGCAAATGAAAGAAAACTGAACGTTTATTTTCCCCCTCTCTATTTATGCACAGATAATGCTGCTATGGTTGCCTTTACAGGCTATAAAAGATTTTTAGAAAAGGGAGAAACTATAGATTTTTCTTTTGAGGGAAAAGCAAGGCTACGGCTGGATAAATTTGTGGATTATATCAGGCAATCTCATAGATAGGTTTAGGTTTTCCTATTCCAAATCCCTGTCCATACTCAATTCCCATGTTTTTTATAGTATTGAGTAATTCCTCATTCTCTATATATTCGGCAACTGTTTTTATATCCAGATTTTTAGACATAGCCACTATCAAACTTACAATTTTCTTATTCCTCCAGGAAGTATTTATTTCCTTGATTAAGCTGCCATCTATTTTTAGAATTTCAATTAGTTTTGACTCTGAAAGGTCTATCACTGTTTTTAAAGAAGAATATCCAGTTCCGAAGTCATCTACAGCAAAGGATATACCAAATTCTTCATGTAAGAACCTTATAACATCAATATTCTTTAGGAAAGACTGCTCTGTGAGTTCAAGAATAACCTTTATTCCTTTTGTTTTTAGGAATTCTATACTCTCTGTTAGGAGTTTTATAAAACTTTCGGATTTTAAAGATTCTAAACTGACATTTATAAATAACACATCTGTTTTTTGAGAAATAATATCTGAGATTTCTAAAATTTTCCTGAGTACTACTTTATCAAGGTCAACTATAATGCCTAACTTATGAGCCATTTCTATAAACATTCCTGCAGGAATGTAATCATTACCCTTTTTAATTCGCACCAGAGCTTCAAGCCCATATATATCCATACTCTTTAATTCTACGACAGTTTGAAAAAATACTTCCACTTCTCCTGTGGAAATAGCTCGTGTAATTAGGGTAAAATCTTCAAATTGTTTTTTAATTTGAGGTAATATTTGTTCTTTTACTTCCTGTTTATTTGCAAAATAAAAATTTTCTTCTTGTTTTGATTTATCTTTTAGGATGCTTATTGTTTTCATTAAATCTTCAGGAGAAAGATTTAGATTTTCTGGAAATTCCAAAATTCCAATGCTTACTTTTACATTAACAGGGAAATCTTTATATTCTTCAACATGTTTTTTTATATCTTTTAATCTTTTTATTAAATTATTTCCATTTTTTTCAGTAAAAATAAGAAACTCTCCTGAGATGCTTTTTATTAACAAATCTTCGTTTTTCATCAATTTTTTCTTTATGACTTTTTCAATAACATGCAGTATATAATCCCCTGTTGTTTTACCATAAATTTCATTTATTGCTCTTAATTTTCTGATATTTATAATTGAGAGGTATCCAGTTTCTATCTCTTTTAGTTTTTTGGACAGGAAGGATAAAAATCTTTCTTCTCTATTATTCAAATAATTAAGATATATTTCATATAGCTCATTCATAATTTTTAAAGAAAGACCATTAAGTGTTTTAAAGAGTAGATAAGCTTCAACGAACTTTCTATGGAATATATAAAACACAAGACTTTTTCCTGTGTTGTGAATAAGTTCATGAAGCTCTAAGATTATGGAGCATCTTTTCTTTTCTCCACATACTAACTCAAATTCCTTTGTTTGAAACCACCTACCTAAATTACAGTATCTACTATCTAACTCAGGAATTCTACTTCTGTCCAGAGAGGCTGCAACATCCCTTAATCTTTCAAGCCATTGAAGATGATAGTTGAAAAACTTGAATTTCTGGTACTCAGGATTAAATCCTGTTGAAATTTCTTCAAGGGCACGGTCTAAATAGGATTTTGCAAGATTGTTTTTTATTTTTTCAAATAATGTGTTAATCTGGAAAAAGCATAAATCAAGAACATCTTGTTCTGCAAGAATTTTATAAATTTCATTTTTTATAAAATCTACACCTGATAACAGATTTACAAAGGGAATTTTTAAATCATAATGAAGATTACCCAAATTATAATACTTCACTTTAATTTCTTCATCTGTTTCATAAAAGGTTTCTTTCAGGTTCTTGACTTGTTTTTCAATAAGCTCGTTAATCTGTTCTTCAGATTTAAAAAGAGTTTTCAGGTACTGGTCAGATAATACCTCCTTATAAAATTTCTGAAAAATATTTTCCAGATAAGGCTCTAATATATCACAACCTTTCACGATACCCTGCTTTTTATAGTATTATGCTAACTAAAAATTATAAAATAAAGTCCGTATATAATTAAGCGTTAACTATCTCTGTTACCTTTTTGATTATCATTTTTAAAATTCCAAGTTTAGCATCTGGTGGAGAAATTAAACCAAGAATATAATCATCTGATATCTGTGTATAAATCAGATATCCATCTGGAGAGTGAAGAACAACCTGTTCTAAACCTCTTTTTTTAACGTCGCTAATAGCCATTAAACCTGCAGTAAATATTGCTGCTCCTGTTGAAGCAAGGGTATCTTCATCCATTCCTTCCTGTAGGTAGGAAACTATAGGTAATCCCTCAACATCTGCAAGTATTAGTCCGTCAAGATTATTTGTTCTAACTATATCCTTAAATAATTCTCTTTTCTCGTTTATCTTTTCTGGTGTAAGCATCTGTCCACCTCCCTAAAAATTTCTATCTTCCATGTTTTTAATCTGGGATTTGAGAAATGTAAGAAGTAAAGGGATTTGTTTTTTAATCTCTTTTTCTTCTATATCCTCCTTTTTCAATTCCTGGGTCATTAAAGCTACAATTCCCAGAAGTCCATGATAGAACTCTGTAGTTCCAATTTCTCTGGTCTTCCTTCGCTGCTCTAAATCTGATAATTTTTCTTTAAGCATTGCACTTCCTCCATTCATATTAAAACCTCCATTAAAAAGGTTTCAGATTTCTTTTAGTTCAGGGTTCTTTTTTAATATTTCCTCTGTAAGTTCATTAAGTATTCTTTCAACTATTTTTTTGTCTGTTGCAATTCCTTCAACTACTTTTATATGAGGTGGTATCTTTAATTTTTTTCTTACCTCTTCTGCAGACATAGCTCCAGGTAAATCAACTTTATTGGCTAC of Persephonella sp. IF05-L8 contains these proteins:
- the tsaD gene encoding tRNA (adenosine(37)-N6)-threonylcarbamoyltransferase complex transferase subunit TsaD produces the protein MKILGIETSCDDTGVSVYNSEKGLLSNVVSSQVKLHAEWGGVYPDLAAREHTKNIIPVLDKALKDANVSMDEIDGIAVTVAPGLIVSLVIGISAAKALSWVHKKPLIPVHHIEAHIFAIFIEKEIEFPFIALVVSGGHTELYIIRGFEDYVYLGGTLDDAAGEAYDKVARMLGLGYPGGPIIDKLAKEGQEVIKFPRPLLSDKGKNRFNFSFSGLKSAVLREVEKGIYRKEDIARSFQEAVVDVLVGKTIDASQEFNIKNIVVAGGVSANSRLRERFLQEANERKLNVYFPPLYLCTDNAAMVAFTGYKRFLEKGETIDFSFEGKARLRLDKFVDYIRQSHR
- a CDS encoding EAL domain-containing protein encodes the protein MKGCDILEPYLENIFQKFYKEVLSDQYLKTLFKSEEQINELIEKQVKNLKETFYETDEEIKVKYYNLGNLHYDLKIPFVNLLSGVDFIKNEIYKILAEQDVLDLCFFQINTLFEKIKNNLAKSYLDRALEEISTGFNPEYQKFKFFNYHLQWLERLRDVAASLDRSRIPELDSRYCNLGRWFQTKEFELVCGEKKRCSIILELHELIHNTGKSLVFYIFHRKFVEAYLLFKTLNGLSLKIMNELYEIYLNYLNNREERFLSFLSKKLKEIETGYLSIINIRKLRAINEIYGKTTGDYILHVIEKVIKKKLMKNEDLLIKSISGEFLIFTEKNGNNLIKRLKDIKKHVEEYKDFPVNVKVSIGILEFPENLNLSPEDLMKTISILKDKSKQEENFYFANKQEVKEQILPQIKKQFEDFTLITRAISTGEVEVFFQTVVELKSMDIYGLEALVRIKKGNDYIPAGMFIEMAHKLGIIVDLDKVVLRKILEISDIISQKTDVLFINVSLESLKSESFIKLLTESIEFLKTKGIKVILELTEQSFLKNIDVIRFLHEEFGISFAVDDFGTGYSSLKTVIDLSESKLIEILKIDGSLIKEINTSWRNKKIVSLIVAMSKNLDIKTVAEYIENEELLNTIKNMGIEYGQGFGIGKPKPIYEIA
- a CDS encoding roadblock/LC7 domain-containing protein, whose product is MLTPEKINEKRELFKDIVRTNNLDGLILADVEGLPIVSYLQEGMDEDTLASTGAAIFTAGLMAISDVKKRGLEQVVLHSPDGYLIYTQISDDYILGLISPPDAKLGILKMIIKKVTEIVNA